A region from the Lutra lutra chromosome 1, mLutLut1.2, whole genome shotgun sequence genome encodes:
- the AMIGO3 gene encoding amphoterin-induced protein 3, whose protein sequence is MAWLVLLGALLCLPRVGVGSLGVEGFVPSAPHNCPYKCVCAADLLSCTGLGLQDVPAALPAAATDLDLSHNALQRLRPGWLTPLARLRTLHLGHNELDVLGRGVFTNASGLRLLDLSSNELRVLGRHDLEGLGALERLLLFNNRLAHLDEHAFWGLSALSALYLGCNELSSFSFHHLHGLGATHLRTLDLSSNHLGRVPATALAALPAFLKNGLYLHNNPLPCDCRLYQLLRRWRQRGLSAVSDFAREYTCLAFKVPASRVRFFEHSRVFENCSTALAQGLERPEEQLHVQMGRSLRLSCNTSIPALRVAWVSPKQELLVAPGSQDGSIAVLADGSLAISNVQPWHEGLFVCLAVGSHLHHNQTHEYNVSVHSPRPEPEAFNTGFTTLLGCAVGLVLVLLYLFAPPCPGCRRCYRRTCRCCRRRWPQAPSPLRDLSAQSSSVLSTTPPDAPSRKASVHKHVVFLEPGKRGLNGRVQLAVAEDFDLYNPMGLRLQAGSDSASSTGSEGLVMT, encoded by the coding sequence ATGGCCTGGCTGGTGCTGCTGGGTGCACTGCTGTGCCTTCCGCGCGTCGGGGTGGGCAGCCTGGGCGTGGAGGGCTTTGTGCCCTCCGCGCCCCATAACTGCCCctacaaatgtgtgtgtgccgCCGACCTGCTGAGCTGCACGGGCCTGGGGCTGCAGGATGTGCCGGCTGCGCTGCCGGCTGCTGCCACAGACCTTGACCTAAGCCACAACGCCCTCCAGCGCCTGCGCCCCGGGTGGCTGACGCCCCTCGCCCGACTGCGCACCTTGCACCTGGGCCACAACGAGCTGGATGTGCTAGGTCGCGGAGTCTTCACCAATGCTAGTGGCCTGCGGCTGCTTGACTTATCATCTAACGAGCTGCGGGTGCTGGGACGCCACGACCTCGAAGGGCTGGGGGCGCTAGAGAGGCTGCTCCTGTTCAATAACCGACTGGCGCACTTGGACGAGCACGCATTCTGGGGCCTGAGCGCACTCAGCGCGCTCTACCTGGGCTGCAACgagctctcctccttctctttccaccACCTCCACGGCCTGGGTGCCACCCACCTTCGTACACTGGACCTCTCCTCCAACCACCTGGGCCGCGTCCCCGCCACTGCCCTGGCCGCCCTGCCGGCCTTTCTCAAGAACGGCCTTTACTTACAcaacaaccccctgccctgcgaCTGCCGCCTTTACCAGCTGCTGCGGCGCTGGCGCCAGCGGGGCCTCAGCGCCGTCAGTGACTTTGCCAGGGAATACACGTGCCTGGCTTTCAAGGTGCCTGCGTCCCGCGTGCGCTTCTTTGAGCACAGTCGGGTCTTCGAGAACTGCTCAACCGCCCTGGCTCAGGGCCTGGAGCGGCCGGAGGAGCAGCTGCACGTGCAGATGGGTCGGTCCCTGAGGCTAAGCTGCAACACCAGCATCCCTGCTCTGCGCGTCGCATGGGTGTCCCCAAAGCAGGAGCTGCTGGTGGCCCCAGGGTCCCAAGACGGCAGCATCGCTGTGCTGGCAGACGGCAGCTTGGCCATCAGCAACGTGCAGCCATGGCACGAGGGACTCTTCGTGTGCCTGGCCGTGGGGTCCCACTTGCACCACAACCAGACGCACGAGTACAACGTGAGCGTGCACTCCCCGCGCCCCGAGCCCGAGGCTTTCAACACAGGCTTCACCACCCTCCTGGGATGCGCCGTGGGCTTGGTGCTCGTGCTGCTCTATCTGTTCGCACCGCCCTGCCCTGGCTGCCGTCGCTGCTACCGCCGCAcctgccgctgctgccgccgccggtGGCCCCAGGCACCCAGTCCCCTCCGGGACCTGAGCGCGCAGTCCTCCTCAGTGCTCAGCACCACCCCACCCGATGCGCCCAGCCGCAAGGCCAGTGTCCACAAGCATGTGGTCTTTCTGGAGCCTGGCAAGAGGGGCCTCAATGGGCGTGTGCAGCTGGCCGTAGCCGAGGACTTTGATCTCTACAATCCCATGGGCCTGCGGCTCCAGGCTGGCTCTGACTCCGCTAGCTCCACGGGCTCTGAGGGTCTGGTGATGACCTAG